Proteins encoded by one window of Methanoculleus thermophilus:
- a CDS encoding GNAT family N-acetyltransferase, which produces MFIEPFSPDRHCTEEVAGLIYETEPAYFPLVFGRDRTRALSTIERLVRAGGNAFGREMITCAVREGRVAGILVMQAPDAPGLVKGALAVARAAGPITAVRFFLVELLIFAPHYLKREPEPAYEISSLSVAPAERGRGIGAALLEDAVRRVRSRGGGRIVLSVIAPNPPAVRLYERAGFHTVSTHRAWVPYRALTVLTMVYDAVQDRSDTLMQDFDETMRDVRRDLAE; this is translated from the coding sequence ATGTTTATCGAACCGTTCAGCCCGGACCGGCACTGCACCGAGGAGGTTGCGGGTCTAATTTACGAGACCGAGCCGGCGTATTTCCCGCTCGTCTTTGGCAGGGATCGGACGAGGGCTCTTTCAACGATCGAGCGTCTGGTCAGGGCGGGCGGCAATGCCTTTGGGCGCGAGATGATCACCTGCGCCGTCAGGGAGGGCAGGGTCGCCGGGATCTTGGTCATGCAGGCACCGGACGCCCCCGGGCTCGTGAAGGGGGCTCTCGCTGTCGCCCGTGCGGCCGGCCCCATCACCGCCGTACGGTTCTTCCTTGTCGAACTGCTAATCTTTGCGCCGCACTACCTGAAGCGAGAACCGGAGCCCGCATACGAGATCTCCAGCCTCTCGGTCGCTCCTGCAGAGCGGGGCCGGGGAATCGGCGCGGCGCTGCTCGAGGACGCTGTCAGGCGGGTCCGGTCCCGCGGGGGCGGGAGGATCGTTCTCTCCGTCATCGCCCCCAACCCGCCTGCGGTGCGGCTGTATGAGAGGGCGGGGTTTCACACCGTCTCCACTCACAGGGCGTGGGTGCCGTATCGTGCCCTCACCGTCCTGACCATGGTGTACGATGCGGTGCAGGATCGATCCGACACCCTGATGCAGGACTTCGATGAGACGATGCGGGATGTCCGGCGAGACCTCGCGGAGTAG